One window of Trinickia caryophylli genomic DNA carries:
- the xerC gene encoding tyrosine recombinase XerC codes for MQPSDQDHVASYLSSLEQGRRLSAHTLRSYAHELEALGALAGERPLAGLTAADVRGAVARAHAGGLSARSIAHRLSAWRAFYRWLAERVELPANPVSTVRAPKQPKRLPKALSVDDTTALMESGHPESAEALRDKAILELFYSSGLRLAELVGLDVAFAEGGGYRSAGWLDLGAAEVTVLGKGKRQRTVPVGRKAVEALTAWLAVRETFVKLDAHPLFLSVRGARMSPGVVRERVKRAALAAGIPANVHPHVLRHSFATHLLQSSGDLRAVQELLGHASVSATQIYTSLDFQHLAQVYDTAHPRAKKRD; via the coding sequence CCCTCCGACCAAGACCACGTCGCAAGCTACCTGTCGAGTCTCGAGCAGGGCCGCCGCTTGTCGGCCCATACGCTGCGCAGCTATGCGCACGAGCTCGAGGCACTCGGTGCGCTCGCGGGCGAGCGGCCGCTCGCAGGCCTCACGGCCGCCGACGTGCGCGGTGCCGTGGCGCGCGCGCATGCGGGCGGGCTGTCGGCGCGTTCGATCGCGCACCGGCTTTCGGCCTGGCGCGCGTTTTACCGCTGGCTCGCCGAGCGCGTGGAACTGCCGGCCAACCCGGTCTCGACGGTCCGCGCGCCGAAGCAGCCGAAGCGGCTGCCGAAGGCGCTGTCGGTCGACGATACGACGGCGCTGATGGAAAGCGGCCACCCCGAAAGCGCCGAGGCGCTGCGCGACAAGGCGATCCTCGAACTCTTCTATTCGTCGGGCTTGCGGCTTGCCGAACTGGTTGGGCTCGACGTCGCGTTCGCCGAGGGCGGCGGCTATCGCTCGGCCGGCTGGCTCGATCTGGGCGCGGCCGAAGTGACGGTGTTAGGCAAGGGCAAAAGGCAGCGCACGGTGCCAGTCGGCCGCAAGGCCGTGGAAGCGCTGACGGCTTGGCTTGCCGTGCGCGAAACGTTCGTCAAGCTCGATGCGCACCCGCTTTTCCTGTCCGTGCGCGGCGCCCGGATGTCGCCGGGCGTGGTGCGCGAGCGCGTCAAGCGCGCGGCGCTCGCAGCCGGAATTCCGGCGAACGTTCATCCGCACGTGCTGCGGCATTCGTTCGCCACGCATCTGCTGCAATCGAGCGGCGATCTGCGAGCCGTGCAGGAACTGCTCGGCCACGCGAGCGTCTCCGCCACGCAGATCTACACGTCGCTCGACTTCCAGCACCTGGCACAGGTCTACGACACCGCGCACCCGCGCGCGAAAAAACGCGACTGA